A stretch of Dysidea avara chromosome 5, odDysAvar1.4, whole genome shotgun sequence DNA encodes these proteins:
- the LOC136255436 gene encoding ATP synthase mitochondrial F1 complex assembly factor 1-like isoform X2 has translation MEHHTRDDVKPAKKEDHVIPKEEVTSQPKYSFAKPPQLDKVMRVELLVDKNDDEIAQIWKTYHSDKDSVCAVMPAKLYDEMMSRAKDNPMFLHPVPKSGGYEMILSQFDNHGNCYFTSLLNYKTHQDAAPIWLTLTHYSELLDSKGIVLMAGEVDTAHLSIMEAQYLANQIQLYYTSGDKERHHLLTQFNHHPNEFDYTKLIELLTQKGINS, from the exons ATGGAACACCACACTCGTGATGATGTCAAACCTGCTAAGAaggaggatcatgtgatcccaaAAGAG GAAGTGACATCACAACCCAAGTACTCCTTCGCAAAACCCCCA CAACTGGACAAGGTGATGAGGGTGGAGTTGCTGGTTGATAAGAATGATGATGAGATAGCTCAG ATATGGAAGACCTACCATTCTGACAAGGACAGTGTGTGTGCTGTAATGCCA GCTAAACTGTACGACGAGATGATGTCAAGAGCTAAAGATAACCCAATG TTTCTTCATCCAGTACCTAAGAGTGGTGGATATGAGATGATATTGTCACAGTTTGATAACCATGGTAACTGCTATTTCACATCACTACTGAATTATAAG ACACATCAAGATGCTGCTCCAATATGGCTGACACTAACTCACTACAGTGAACTATTGGACAGTAAAG GTATAGTATTAATGGCTGGAGAAGTGGACACTGCTCATCTA AGTATCATGGAGGCACAATATCTAGCCAATCAGATTCAACTATACTACACCTCAGGAGACAAGGAACGACATCACCTACTAACACAGTTCAACCATCACCCCAATGAATTTGACTATACCAAACTAATAGAGTTGTTAACACAGAAAGGAATCAATTCATAG
- the LOC136255435 gene encoding uncharacterized protein: MDSATLAEKISRDPLFNPKTMGLRTAEVRELRSTSPIPPASLNFRHNGPSVPMGRGTGHMYRSSINISTIPQQQPLRQHNKRFSASAMALHSNYMYSSPKASPTSGLQPIHDRSGSLKNLASTSCKSLDRDDRDMLNWLSGVVGYKISDYSMLYDGTVLCQLINTLKSNTIDIDHYRDRSPADKLQIAFYSMKEYLNINGPPAQIESIIEGNEDDMLFTYLQKIKLFYCTSYAAPSSTSGSSQSPSRKYGSTMSLNRSHSLNTADKKHPLEYRTQTSSPFPTLHTNSSCTNLESIKENKVMEKVLKQRPHSYHELSTVHLTSSSGARVIAVESGSSSEAEDDQVESGIPDDLTSNTETATNKDRNFATQNNPTSKMPSNFSLSSSCPSAPIASILKHSAVAASDTSNPASSDIASVESSSNASEDTRSRVSVGSLDGRGQSEGSMDGRRQSTGSVDGRKQSANVTPVVTPSRHQVPPLPNKAPPPLPSGVKRQLMGAMESTDSQSSLQSYLNQVKKENTEPCEICMETKSEVKNLLRQDRELVVGPLKKALESEKRKRIKLERKYKRAVAFAQRTVHQYEKCMDDLSDKISSLTTGVQSQHKATDSRLSELAKDLSTTKDEITNTVLMTPPVSTVQDITHSPTESRDDAAQSRKTFRLFRKTSKKKVGREKGDIKVTQSTSLKSFPQKEYFEHVESLNIFLQKLGYTHLLEKFMAQDIGLKELVFMDEAHLADIGIPMGPRLRILHELQTLSVYV; this comes from the exons ATGGACTCTGCTACGCTAGC TGAGAAGATATCAAGGGATCCACTGTTTAACCCAAAGACGATGGGTCTCAGAACAGCTGAGGTCAGGGAATTGAGGAGTACCAGTCCCATACCTCCAGCCAGTCTCAACTTCAGACACAATGGTCCCAGTGTACCGATGGGTAGAGGGACTGGTCACATGTACAGGAGCAGTATTAATATTAGTACCATACCTCAACAACAACCACTACGTCAGCACAACAAACGATTTTCAGCATCAGCTATGGCTCTCCATAGTAACTACATGTACTCCAGTCCTAAAG CCTCTCCTACCTCAGGACTACAGCCGATACATGACAGGTCAGGGAGTCTTAAGAATCTTGCCAGTACCAGTTGTAAGAGTCTTGACAGAGATGACAGGGACATGTTGAACTGGTTGAGTGGAGTTGTGGGTTACAAGATTTCTGACTATTCCAT GTTGTATGATGGTACTGTACTGTGTCAACTGATTAACACCCTCAAAAGCAACACCATTGATATTGACCACTACAGAGACAGATCACCAGCTGATAAGCTACAAATTGCCTTCTATTCAATGAAGGAATATCTCAACATCAATGGACCACCAGCACAAATTGAAAGCATTATTGAGGGTAACGAGGATGACATGTTGTTTACATATTTGCAGAAAATCAAACTGTTTTACTGTACATCTTATGCTGCTCCTAGTAGTACTAGTGGCAGTTCCCAATCTCCAAGCAGGAAGTACGGAAGTACTATGTCACTAAACAGAAGTCATAGTCTTAATACAGCTGACAAGAAACATCCTCTAGAATATCGGACACAGACGTCCAGCCCTTTTCCAACACTTCATACTAACAGTAGTTGTACAAACTTGGAGAGTATTAAAGAGAACAAAGTAATGGAAAAAGTGTTGAAGCAGCGACCACATTCGTACCATGAGCTCTCCACAGTGCACCTCACATCATCTAGTGGTGCAAGGGTAATAGCCGTGGAGAGTGGATCTTCCAGTGAAGCTGAAGATGATCAGGTTGAGAGTGGTATTCCTGATGATCTGACATCAAATACTGAGACTGCTACAAATAAGGATAGGAATTTTGCCACACAAAACAATCCAACATCAAAGATGCCATCAAACTTCTCACTGAGTAGCAGTTGCCCTTCTGCTCCAATTGCCTCCATCTTAAAACATTCAGCAGTAGCAGCATCAGACACTTCAAATCCTGCAAGTTCCGATATTGCTTCAGTGGAGTCAAGTAGCAACGCATCAGAGGACACTAGGTCACGAGTATCAGTGGGCAGCCTTGATGGTAGAGGGCAGTCAGAGGGGAGCATGGATGGTAGAAGACAGTCAACAGGGAGTGTTGATGGCAGAAAACAGTCAGCAAATGTCACACCAGTTGTGACCCCATCACGACACCAGGTACCTCCTCTTCCAAATAAAGCCCCACCCCCTTTACCATCTGGAGTAAAGAGACAGCTAATGGGAGCAATGGAGTCTACTGACTCACAATCATCTTTGCAGTCATATCTTAACCAAGTTAAAAAGGAGAATACTGAGCCTTGTGAAATCTGTATGGAGACTAAAAGTGAAGTGAAAAACCTTCTCAGACAAGACAGAGAATTGGTTGTAGGACCCTTGAAGAAAGCAC TTGAGTCAGAAAAAAGGAAAAGAATTAAACTGGAACGGAAGTACAAAAGGGCAGTTGCATTTGCTCAAAGGACAGTACATCAATATGAGAAATGTATGGATGATCTGTCAGACAAG ATCTCCTCACTGACCACTGGGGTACAATCTCAGCACAAGGCAACAGATAGTAGACTATCTGAGCTTGCTAAAGATTTATCGACCACCAAAGATGAG ATCACTAATACGGTACTAATGACACCTCCAGTGTCAACAGTGCAAGACATCACCCATTCACCAACAGAGTCACGTGATGATGCAGCTCAAAGCAGAAAGACATTCAGGCTATTTCGAAAAACTTCTAAGAAAAAG GTCGGTAGAGAGAAAGGTGACATCAAAGTGACTCAGTCTACATCACTGAAAAGCTTTCCACAGAAAGAATACTTTGAACATGTTGAAAGTTTGAATATATTTCTACAAAAATTGGGATACACACATCTCTTAGAG AAATTTATGGCCCAAGATATTGGATTAAAAGAACTGGTGTTTATGGATGAGGCTCACTTAGCTGACATAGGGATACCGATGGGTCCACGACTGAGAATACTTCATGAACTACAAACATTGTCAGTTTATGTGTAG
- the LOC136255434 gene encoding ATP-dependent RNA helicase DHX15 homolog has product MEDSSTTKLIVTYNGCATQQGFSEYLEEKLPQSMRKFTVTIVGQPSMDCTEFEVEFTSKTIDRLALSRIQNVIITLTNLSIQSEIDDFKLSLQRKLGLLLVHNDDNMFSLKEELRKLEVIPKRCSLQQHKQILQEQKIVSQQIEEHSLQQKEFTDYCTELLIKLESIATSSQVDTKLLKEQFEKIKAKFGMECHRFSKPLPMYARRQQILTTITNHQVTILIGETGSGKSTQLVQYLHDAEILSDGIIVCTQPRKVAAVSLANFVSREMCVRVGEELGYKVGMLGKCSENTKVLYMTDHALLNECIKDQTFSKYSCVVIDEAHERSLHTDLLLSLVKSCLHHRKDLRVVITSATIDPVVFLKYFGNCPVIRVPGRAYPVETIWKPVPTVGGLPTSEEMIFAAIKVVDTIHSAEEPGDVLVFITSPHEVELACQRMSDMVDNESAIVLPLHGKLQPQDQQKVFHRYEGKRKVVFSTNVAETSVTIDGVKFVVDTGMAKELHFDPKRNMNALEVCWISKTSAEQRKGRAGRTCPGKCFRLYSAETHTEMRDRMLPELLRVQLSHAVLKLYEFGIKDVLQFDFVEQPDAITLKEAVEMLKFVEAIDDRGLTAKGKTLATLPIDPQLGKVLLDGCDDGIGLEAAVAVAMSATGGGVFFRAGTDAEKEASDKKKLQFCHEGGDQLTNLCVYWKWSSQDANKRNKWCYENSINAKSMRRVEEMVKELQKILLTHKIKIAASLKDLKNAALFFPKLFFYAFLPNLAVFIGHERAGYIVTETQIGSFFMFPGSVLVSQNLCPKVLVYEKTLKTSHQFLLQLMPVKQEWIEEAVSTGKLPLHPVERFKDYMVSAVSLSLVGWQVFKKGYIDDDQVKSQLKETCQDTPHSIDSSKAKVCGKIEIYSQSRYHQQAKELFEQKFNAIKKEFMKEQCEIGITAETDDVHLVLGNGGLIQHVLMLEECRTIVIKGPVNVKWTSNAMKQVKILGEISSTSSRSFKKEHRLYVTYSNPMNAATALIALAGQDERLSVELSKKTHGKSVCYYAKG; this is encoded by the coding sequence ATGGAAGACTCCTCTACCACAAAACTGATTGTAACTTACAATGGATGTGCCACTCAGCAAGGCTTCTCAGAGTATTTGGAAGAGAAACTTCCTCAAAGCATGAGAAAGTTTACAGTTACAATTGTTGGGCAGCCATCAATGGATTGCACTGAATTCGAAGTTGAGTTTACGAGTAAAACCATAGACAGACTAGCACTTTCCAGGATTCAAAATGTAATAATTACACTTACTAATTTATCAATTCAATCAGAAATTGATGATTTCAAATTGAGTCTTCAAAGAAAGCTTGGTTTGCTGCTAGTACATAATGATGACAATATGTTTTCACTCAAGGAAGAGTTACGTAAGCTAGAAGTCATACCAAAACGTTGCTCACTTCAACAACACAAACAGATTTTACAAGAACAGAAAATAGTCAGCCAACAAATAGAGGAACATTCGCTGCAGCAGAAAGAGTTTACTGATTACTGCACAGAGTTGTTGATAAAGCTTGAGAGTATTGCCACATCAAGTCAGGTAGATACCAAGTTGCTGAAGGAACAATTTGAGAAGATCAAAGCAAAGTTTGGAATGGAGTGTCACAGATTTAGTAAGCCACTTCCCATGTACGCTAGAAGACAACAAATCCTCACTACCATAACAAACCACCAGGTCACCATCCTCATCGGGGAAACAGGGTCTGGTAAGAGTACCCAGTTGGTACAATATTTACATGATGCTGAGATTTTAAGTGATGGTATTATTGTGTGCACTCAGCCGAGAAAAGTTGCTGCTGTATCATTAGCTAATTTTGTCAGCAGAGAGATGTGCGTAAGGGTGGGTGAAGAGCTTGGCTATAAGGTAGGGATGTTAGGGAAGTGTAGTGAGAATACTAAGGTGTTGTACATGACTGATCATGCACTACTCAATGAATGTATTAAAGATCAAACGTTTTCCAAGTATTCTTGTGTGGTCATTGATGAGGCACATGAGCGCAGCCTCCACACTGACCTCCTCCTCAGCCTTGTGAAGAGTTGTTTACATCACAGGAAAGACTTACGTGTTGTCATCACATCGGCCACAATTGATCCAGTTgtatttttgaaatattttggtAATTGTCCAGTAATACGTGTACCAGGCAGAGCTTATCCAGTAGAAACAATATGGAAACCTGTTCCAACTGTGGGGGGTTTACCCACCTCAGAGGAGATGATATTTGCTGCAATAAAAGTGGTAGATACTATCCACTCCGCTGAGGAACCTGGTGATGTTCTAGTGTTCATCACATCACCTCATGAAGTTGAGCTTGCCTGTCAGCGGATGAGTGACATGGTGGACAATGAGTCAGCCATTGTGTTACCCTTACATGGTAAACTACAACCACAGGACCAGCAGAAAGTGTTTCACCGTTATGAGGGTAAACGGAAAGTTGTTTTTTCCACTAATGTAGCTGAGACCTCAGTGACCATTGATGGAGTGAAGTTTGTAGTTGATACTGGCATGGCCAAAGAACTTCACTTTGATCCAAAGAGAAATATGAATGCACTGGAGGTGTGTTGGATCAGCAAAACTTCTGCTGAGCAACGTAAGGGAAGAGCTGGTAGGACTTGTCCTGGGAAATGTTTCCGTCTATACAGTGCGGAGACACACACTGAAATGAGAGATAGAATGCTACCAGAATTGTTAAGGGTTCAGTTATCCCATGCAGTATTGAAACTATATGAGTTTGGCATAAAAGATGTACTTCAGTTTGATTTTGTTGAGCAGCCTGATGCAATAACGCTTAAAGAAGCTGTGGAGATGTTGAAGTTTGTTGAAGCAATTGATGACAGAGGCTTAACAGCTAAAGGTAAAACACTAGCTACACTACCTATTGACCCACAACTTGGTAAAGTGTTGTTGGATGGCTGTGATGATGGTATTGGTCTTGAGGCTGCAGTTGCAGTTGCAATGTCTGCTACTGGAGGTGGTGTGTTTTTTCGAGCAGGCACAGATGCTGAGAAGGAGGCCAGTGACAAGAAGAAGTTGCAGTTTTGTCATGAGGGTGGAGATCAGTTAACCAACTTATGTGTCTACTGGAAATGGTCATCTCAGGATGCCAATAAACGTAACAAATGGTGCTATGAGAACAGTATAAATGCTAAGAGTATGCGACGTGTTGAAGAGATGGTAAAAGAGTTACAAAAAATTCTTTTAACTCATAAAATTAAGATTGCAGCGTCTTTGAAGGACTTGAAGAATGCTGCATTATTTTTTCCAAAATTATTCTTTTATGCTTTTCTCCCCAATCTTGCTGTGTTCATAGGACATGAACGAGCAGGTTACATTGTGACTGAGACCCAGATTGGTTCCTTCTTCATGTTCCCCGGATCAGTTTTGGTTTCACAGAACCTGTGCCCTAAAGTTCTTGTGTATGAGAAGACCTTGAAAACATCACATCAGTTTTTACTTCAGCTCATGCCAGTGAAGCAGGAATGGATAGAAGAAGCAGTTTCTACTGGCAAGTTACCTTtacatccagtagagagattcAAAGATTACATGGTGTCTGCTGTGTCACTATCACTAGTTGGCTGGCAAGTGTTTAAGAAAGGTTATATTGATGATGATCAAGTCAAGAGTCAGTTGAAGGAAACTTGTCAAGATACTCCTCACAGCATTGATTCATCAAAGGCAAAGGTTTGTGGTAAGATTGAAATATATTCACAGAGCAGATATCATCAACAAGCAAAAGAATTGTTTGAGCAGAAATTTAATGcaataaaaaaagaatttaTGAAAGAACAATGTGAGATTGGAATTACCGCAGAAACAGACGATGTACATCTTGTCTTAGGTAATGGTGGCTTGATTCAACATGTGCTGATGCTGGAAGAGTGTAGAACTATTGTCATCAAAGGTCCTGTAAATGTAAAATGGACTAGCAATGCGATGAAACAAGTAAAGATTTTGGGAGAAATCAGCTCTACTAGCTCGAGATCATTTAAGAAAGAACATCGTCTTTATGTAACCTATAGCAACCCAATGAATGCTGCTACTGCGTTAATTGCACTTGCTGGACAAGATGAGAGATTATCAGTAGAGCTTagtaaaaaaacacatgggaaGTCAGTCTGCTACTACGCTAAAGGTTGA
- the LOC136255250 gene encoding uncharacterized protein has translation MYGSNECKDKSVDLIEHHFETLLHSNIHSFDILLKQPDRPPGLMKQVVTKYGLDLEQLTQRDGISGASLNVHKHILSVSATPEAYKCLEEEINAIQSAGGGGCMQSEKHFPDCCACYTEVDCERNLFRLECCGHVYCVECIKIQFTSPTAIFPLVCAAEQCSQPFVIQDFTTLCRRVKYSMQQLAEASLKSFIYANPNKIKNCLTPDCKMVYMISEEGVKFLCGLCGVTICTKCHVQYHDDLTCAMYQSVTTSGDDMIPWLMKDPNKRKRCPKCTIPIEKTDGCNHIACPCGAHICWVCLKHFGTPQSCYGHLDESHGSFV, from the coding sequence ATGTATGGGAGTAATGAGTGTAAAGATAAGTCAGTTGATCTCATTGAACATCACTTTGAGACACTGCTGCACAGCAATATCCACAGCTTTGATATTCTGTTAAAACAGCCTGATAGACCTCCAGGATTAATGAAGCAAGTTGTTACCAAGTATGGATTAGACCTGGAACAGCTGACACAAAGAGATGGAATAAGTGGAGCATCTTTGAATGTCCATAAGCACATTCTATCAGTGAGTGCTACCCCTGAAGCTTACAAGTGCCTAGAAGAAGAGATCAATGCCATTCAGTCAGCTGGTGGTGGTGGTTGTATGCAAAGTGAAAAACATTTCCCTGATTGTTGTGCCTGTTACACTGAAGTTGATTGTGAGCGTAACTTGTTCAGACTTGAGTGCTGTGGTCATGTTTACTGTGTTGAATGTATCAAAATACAATTCACCTCTCCTACAGCCATTTTTCCTTTAGTATGTGCAGCTGAACAGTGTTCCCAGCCATTTGTGATACAAGATTTCACTACCTTGTGTAGGAGAGTGAAATATTCAATGCAGCAGCTAGCTGAAGCTTCTTTGAAGAGTTTTATTTATGCCAATCCTAATAAGATTAAAAATTGTTTGACACCAGATTGTAAGATGGTTTACATGATATCTGAAGAAGGTGTCAAATTTCTCTGCGGTTTGTGTGGTGTCACCATCTGCACTAAATGTCATGTCCAGTATCATGATGACCTCACTTGTGCAATGTACCAGTCTGTGACTACATCAGGTGATGACATGATCCCGTGGCTAATGAAGGATCCTAATAAGAGAAAACGTTGTCCAAAGTGTACTATTCCGATAGAAAAGACAGATGGATGCAATCACATTGCTTGTCCATGTGGTGCTCATATTTGCTGGGTCTGCCTTAAACATTTTGGAACACCACAAAGTTGTTACGGTCATTTGGATGAGTCACATGGATCATTTGTATGA
- the LOC136255436 gene encoding ATP synthase mitochondrial F1 complex assembly factor 1-like isoform X1, which produces MFRGITGAFRRVSNCVALSRGSVWSQGQNALYRTAPARYQEIDLENNPFYDKYRVKLQDVVSKMEHHTRDDVKPAKKEDHVIPKEEVTSQPKYSFAKPPQLDKVMRVELLVDKNDDEIAQIWKTYHSDKDSVCAVMPAKLYDEMMSRAKDNPMFLHPVPKSGGYEMILSQFDNHGNCYFTSLLNYKTHQDAAPIWLTLTHYSELLDSKGIVLMAGEVDTAHLSIMEAQYLANQIQLYYTSGDKERHHLLTQFNHHPNEFDYTKLIELLTQKGINS; this is translated from the exons ATGTTTCGAGGGATAACTGGAGCGTTTAGGCGTGTAAGTAATTGTGTGGCACTATCAAGGGGTTCTGTGTGGTCACAAGGTCAGAACGCTCTTTATCGCACCGCCCCAGCTCGTTATCAGGAAATTGATTTGGAGAATAACCCATTCTACGACAAATACCGCGTCAAACTCCAGGATGTAGTTAG TAAAATGGAACACCACACTCGTGATGATGTCAAACCTGCTAAGAaggaggatcatgtgatcccaaAAGAG GAAGTGACATCACAACCCAAGTACTCCTTCGCAAAACCCCCA CAACTGGACAAGGTGATGAGGGTGGAGTTGCTGGTTGATAAGAATGATGATGAGATAGCTCAG ATATGGAAGACCTACCATTCTGACAAGGACAGTGTGTGTGCTGTAATGCCA GCTAAACTGTACGACGAGATGATGTCAAGAGCTAAAGATAACCCAATG TTTCTTCATCCAGTACCTAAGAGTGGTGGATATGAGATGATATTGTCACAGTTTGATAACCATGGTAACTGCTATTTCACATCACTACTGAATTATAAG ACACATCAAGATGCTGCTCCAATATGGCTGACACTAACTCACTACAGTGAACTATTGGACAGTAAAG GTATAGTATTAATGGCTGGAGAAGTGGACACTGCTCATCTA AGTATCATGGAGGCACAATATCTAGCCAATCAGATTCAACTATACTACACCTCAGGAGACAAGGAACGACATCACCTACTAACACAGTTCAACCATCACCCCAATGAATTTGACTATACCAAACTAATAGAGTTGTTAACACAGAAAGGAATCAATTCATAG